From the Streptococcus hyointestinalis genome, the window AACCCAGTTATTCACTGGGTTTTACAATTATTTGACCAACTTTTCCATATCCGCAATGCGAGCTTTTGTAGCGTCATACTTGGCTTGGTAGTCAGTTTGTTTGTCACGTTCTTTTTGGACAATTTCTGGTTTGGCGTTAGCTGCGAAGCGCTCGTTTGAGAGTTTCTTAGCGACCATATCTAGCTCTTTTTGCCATTTGGCAAGTTCCTTGTTGAGGCGCTCAAGTTCTTCTTCGACATTGAGCAAGTCAGCTAGAGGCAGATAGATTTCAGCGCCTGTGATGACAGCACTCATAGACAGTTCTGGTGCGGTGATGTCACTTGCAATTTCCAAATGCTCTGGGTTTGTGAAGCGCTTGATGTAGTTGTTATTAGCAACAAAGAAAGTCTCAAGTGCTGGGTCAGTGGTTTTCACCAAGAGCGTGATTGGTTTGCTTGGAGCCACATTGACTTCGCTACGAGCGTTACGAACGGCACGGATGAGGTCTTTGAGTGCCTCAACACCTGCGGCAGCTTCAGCATTTTCAAAGTCAGCACGCACTTCTGGGTAGCTGGCAGTGACAATGGTGCTATCAGAGATTTGCTCAAAGATTTCCTCAGTCACAAACGGCATGATTGGGTGAAGCAAACGCAAGATTTGGTCCAGCGTGTAGAGAAGAACAGAGCGAGTCATGACTTTTTCAGCCTCGTTGTCACTGTAAAGCACTTCCTTAGTCAGCTCGATATACCAGTCCGCAAACTCATCCCAGATGAAGTTGTAGAGGATGTGACCAGCCACCCCAAACTCAAACTTGTCAAAGTTCTCTGTCACCTTGGCGATAGTTTCGTTGAGGTTGTGGAGAATCCAGCGGTCGGTCACGTTGCCTGCTTGACTGGCTGCGACTTTAGCGACATTTTCACGGGCTTCATCCAACGTCAAACCTTCGTTATTCATGAGAATGTAGCGGGAAATGTTCCAGATTTTATTGATAAAGTTCCAGCTGGCATCCATCTTTTCATAGCTAAAGCGTACGTCTTGCCCCGGTGCAGAGCCATTTGAGAGGAACCAACGCAGAGCGTCTGCCCCATACTGGTCAATCACGTCCATCGGATCAATTCCGTTGCCTAGTGACTTAGACATCTTGCGCCCTTGTTCATCACGGATGAGACCGTGAATGAGGACATTTTCAAATGGACGACGTTCTGTGAACTCCAGACTTTGGAAAATCATACGAGACACCCAGAAGAAGATGATGTCGTAGCCTGTCACCAAGGTTGACGTTGGGAAGTAGCGCTTGAAGTCCTCTGCGTCTGTGTCAGGCCAGCCCATGGTTGAGAAAGGCCACAAGGCTGAGCTAAACCACGTGTCTAGCACATCCTCGTCCTGCGTCCAGCCGTCCCCTTCTGGCGCTTCTTCGCCCACGTAAATCTCACCTGCTTCATTGTACCAAGCAGGGATTTGGTGTCCCCACCAAAGCTGGCGAGAAATCACCCAGTCGTGGACATTTTCCATCCATGAGAGGAAAGTATCGTTGAAGCGTGGTGGGTAGAAGTTGACCTTGTCGTCTGTCTCTTGGTTGGCAATCGCATGTTTAGCCAACTCATCCATCTTGACAAACCACTGAGTAGATAGACGAGCCTCTACTGGCACACCTGTACGCTCAGAGTGTCCCACACTGTGGACACGCTTTTCAATCTCAACGAGATTACCCAGCTCTTGCAATTTAGCCACTACTGCTTTTCGAGCGTCAAAGCGGTCAAGACCTGCAAACTCACCAGCCAGCTCGTTCATAGAGCCGTCGTCGTTCATGACATTGACCTGTGGGAGGTTGTGACGTTGCCCAACGAGGAAGTCGTTTGGATCGTGGGCAGGCGTGATTTTCACGACACCTGTTCCAAACTCTGGGTCAGCGTGCTCGTCTGCCACGATTGGGATTGGTTTGTTGAGGATTGGCAGGATGACGTTCTTGCCGATCAAGTCCTTGTAGCGCTCGTCCTCTGGATTGACCGCTACAGCCACGTCTCCAAACATGGTTTCAGGACGAGTAGTCGCTACTTGCAGGTAGCCTGAGCCGTCCTCTAGGGCGTAGTTGATATGGTAGAAGGCACCTTCGACGTCCTTGTGGATAACCTCAATGTCTGAAAGCGCCGTGCGAGCTGCTGGGTCCCAGTTGATGATGAACTCACCACGGTAAATCCAGCCTTTCTTGTAGAGTTCTACAAAGACCTTACGCACCGCCTTTGACAGCCCCTCGTCCAGTGTAAAACGCTCACGTGCGTAGTCAAGCGACAGCCCCATCTTGCCCCACTGAGACTTGATGGTTGAGGCATACTCGTCTTTCCATTCCCAGACTTTGTCAAGGAATTTCTCACGACCAAGGTCATAGCGGGAAATCCCCTGCTCACGCAAGCGCTCCTCAACCTTGGCTTGGGTGGCAATCCCTGCGTGGTCCATACCTGGCAACCATAGCGTGTCAAAGCCCTGCATGCGCTTTTGACGAATGATGATGTCCTGAAGCGTTGTGTCCCAAGCGTGTCCCAAGTGGAGTTTTCCGGTCACATTTGGCGGTGGAATCACGATAGAGTAAGGTTTAGCCTTCTTGTCTCCAGATGGCTTAAACACGTCCTCGTCCAACCACTTTTGATAACGCCCTGCTTCAACCTCAGTCGGGTTGTATTTTGGTGAAAGTTCTTTTGTCATGTGTTTGCTCCTTTATTTTAGTTTTGTTTGCAAATGTGGCGAATAAATCATCAAAGTTGATTAGCTAAACTGAACAGCTTTATCGCTCCCACTCCTCTCTCAAAAGCCCCCAAGTCTCATCTCGGCACGTGCGCCCTGCGGGGTCTTGGATTTCCTCACTGACGGTTTCAAGCGTAAAGCCGAGTTTTCTGGCGACAGCTTGGCTTTGCTTGTTGTAGTCGTAGCAAATGAGGATAATCTTATCCAAACCGAGCAATTCAAAGCCAACCTTGAGCATGGCACGCCCCGCCTCTGGCACAATGCCTTGCCCCCAATAGTCAGGATGGAGCAGATAGCCTATCTCCAGAGTTTTATCGCCATGTCGGTGAGGAAAATCAATCGAACCGATAACCTTGTCTGTGCCTTTCAAGGTAATGCCATAGCCGCTAGGAATATTTTCTTTAGCCAGATTGCTCGGATAAATATGCTCTATATAGTAAAGCTCGTCCGCAAGCGTCTCAACAGCTGGAAAGCCCGCAGGAACGCTCACCTCTGGCAATCGAGCATAGGCAAATATGTCCTCAGCGTCTGCACTTGTCCGCTGACGCAGATAAAGCCTGTCCGTTTCCACATCTGGCAAGCGATTAGCATTAACTTGTCCCAAAATCTTTATCATGGGCGTACTCCTCTCTCAAAAGCCCAAAGACCAAGCGGTCATGATAACCATCAGCCTTTTTCAGATAAGCACGCAACCTTGCCTCTTGGGTAAAGCCGAGCTTATGAGCAAGGGCGAGGCTGGCTTGGTTGTCGCCACAGATGTTGAGGTCTATCTTGCGCAGACCTAGCTGGTCAAAGCCGTAGCGAATAAAGGCACGAGCAGCCTCTGTCCCAAAGCCCTGTCCCCAGAAGTCAGGGTGCAGCACATAGCCCATCTCTGCCATGTCCCCCTCCCCGGACACATGCGGGTGAAAGTCAATGGCACCAATCACTTGGGCGCTTTCCTTTAGCGTGATGGCATACATCCTGTATGTGCTGGATTTAGCGAGATTATCCCTTATGAAGTTCTCCACTTCAGTGATAGACTGATTAGGCGGAAATCCTGCTAAGTCTGCAACTCGCTCCTGACTGCCATAGGCAAACATGGCAGAAGCGTCAGCTATTTCCACAGGACGCAAGTTTAGACGTTTGGTTTCAAGAGCAGGCAAGATTGGCTGTTTAGCCCGTTTTTTCTGTCTGGCTGCTTTCATA encodes:
- a CDS encoding valine--tRNA ligase, which encodes MTKELSPKYNPTEVEAGRYQKWLDEDVFKPSGDKKAKPYSIVIPPPNVTGKLHLGHAWDTTLQDIIIRQKRMQGFDTLWLPGMDHAGIATQAKVEERLREQGISRYDLGREKFLDKVWEWKDEYASTIKSQWGKMGLSLDYARERFTLDEGLSKAVRKVFVELYKKGWIYRGEFIINWDPAARTALSDIEVIHKDVEGAFYHINYALEDGSGYLQVATTRPETMFGDVAVAVNPEDERYKDLIGKNVILPILNKPIPIVADEHADPEFGTGVVKITPAHDPNDFLVGQRHNLPQVNVMNDDGSMNELAGEFAGLDRFDARKAVVAKLQELGNLVEIEKRVHSVGHSERTGVPVEARLSTQWFVKMDELAKHAIANQETDDKVNFYPPRFNDTFLSWMENVHDWVISRQLWWGHQIPAWYNEAGEIYVGEEAPEGDGWTQDEDVLDTWFSSALWPFSTMGWPDTDAEDFKRYFPTSTLVTGYDIIFFWVSRMIFQSLEFTERRPFENVLIHGLIRDEQGRKMSKSLGNGIDPMDVIDQYGADALRWFLSNGSAPGQDVRFSYEKMDASWNFINKIWNISRYILMNNEGLTLDEARENVAKVAASQAGNVTDRWILHNLNETIAKVTENFDKFEFGVAGHILYNFIWDEFADWYIELTKEVLYSDNEAEKVMTRSVLLYTLDQILRLLHPIMPFVTEEIFEQISDSTIVTASYPEVRADFENAEAAAGVEALKDLIRAVRNARSEVNVAPSKPITLLVKTTDPALETFFVANNNYIKRFTNPEHLEIASDITAPELSMSAVITGAEIYLPLADLLNVEEELERLNKELAKWQKELDMVAKKLSNERFAANAKPEIVQKERDKQTDYQAKYDATKARIADMEKLVK
- a CDS encoding GNAT family N-acetyltransferase is translated as MIKILGQVNANRLPDVETDRLYLRQRTSADAEDIFAYARLPEVSVPAGFPAVETLADELYYIEHIYPSNLAKENIPSGYGITLKGTDKVIGSIDFPHRHGDKTLEIGYLLHPDYWGQGIVPEAGRAMLKVGFELLGLDKIILICYDYNKQSQAVARKLGFTLETVSEEIQDPAGRTCRDETWGLLREEWER
- a CDS encoding GNAT family N-acetyltransferase — encoded protein: MKDFEAEKLYYGFPVVVLGYKDEQWGYNITTSTSSYSLADTIVIGLFCQHNATAQIRKYGTFTLNLPPEHLMAEVEQAGFVTHRDKLTMTKLDYEVSDEIDAPILLDSLLTLSCVVEQEVVFGNFVHFFAKIVNRKVADNLLTDDHLDYEKLSPYIYMGDGKERIYRQLTNSSTPLGGFMKAARQKKRAKQPILPALETKRLNLRPVEIADASAMFAYGSQERVADLAGFPPNQSITEVENFIRDNLAKSSTYRMYAITLKESAQVIGAIDFHPHVSGEGDMAEMGYVLHPDFWGQGFGTEAARAFIRYGFDQLGLRKIDLNICGDNQASLALAHKLGFTQEARLRAYLKKADGYHDRLVFGLLREEYAHDKDFGTS